The Bacteroidota bacterium region CTATGGATTAAACTAATCATACTAAGAATGAAATATACATTGCAATATAGATTCGATCAATTTTGTGTTGTTTTGAGATTAACAGCAAGCCCTATATAAACGTATTTTTTGCTAAATTATTATATTTGTTATTGTGATGCTGAAACATTCGCCGCGGAGAACAGCATGACACTGACGCCTGATTACGTTGCCGTTGCGACGCCCCACTGTCCTAACAGTTATCGTGGACAGCATGACGCAGTAAAATTCGTAATTCATTCCGCCTCGGCTGACGTCACTCGTAATTCTAATTTATTCATCATCCAGTCCCAAGTCCAAATTGGTATAAGCAGTTTGTAGTTCGGCAAGGCTATGACTGTCTTTTGCAAGCTTGGCTTTTTCTATTCCTGTTTTATATATTGCAAGAGCTTCATCTTTTAATTCTCGTCGAGCATATAGTTTTCCTAAATGATAATAAGTGGCCACGTAATCGGGGAAGTTTTGTAATAACATATTATAATACTTTAGGGCCTCATTGTCGTCGCCAATTTGTACAAATTCATTGGCC contains the following coding sequences:
- a CDS encoding tetratricopeptide repeat protein, whose amino-acid sequence is MERNDRINKLLEFYTATPNDTFVIYALANEFVQIGDDNEALKYYNMLLQNFPDYVATYYHLGKLYARRELKDEALAIYKTGIEKAKLAKDSHSLAELQTAYTNLDLGLDDE